The sequence TGGGCGGAGACGATGGAGAGGGCCAGGATGAAACTGAACAGTGTCCTGTTGACGTTGGAGAAGTGATCCAGGGTGTCCTTCAGGGCGTACCGCTCGTGCCAGTGCTCCGGCACGTAACGCACCATCAGGGCAAGGAGAAGGAGCGAAGCGGGGACGCTGCAGGCGACGAAGGCAATTGCTGACAAGTCCATCCAGCCAACCAAGCTGAACAGGGCATTCGCGCTGCGGCATCAGGCGAAGTTCACCGGATCGAGTGGGCGGGCGCGGGTCGGCGCCGGGGCGGGCCGGTTCAGCCGATCGGTGCCGGCAGCGGGAGGACCTCGTACGCCAGACGGATCGTGTCGCCGGTCGCCGGATCGCCCAGTTCCACGCGCCAGGCCTCGGCGAACTGGTCCACGTCCTCGGTCATCGGGATCGTCCCGGAGATGAGGACGGTGCCGGGCACCAGGTCGCCGCGCGAGCGCAGGACCCCGGCCCAGTAGCCGGGAGTGAGCAGCTCCGCGAGCGTGCCGTGCTGGATCTCCGTCTCCTGGCCGCGGTGGGTGACCCAGGCCCGCAGCGTGAGGTCGTCGATGCGTGTCTGGACGTCGTCCAGACGCCAGGCGCGGCGGGCGAGCACGTCCGGGCCCGCGTTCTTGCTCCAGGCGACCCCGTGCACCTCAAGGTCACGGTCGGTGTGGTCGCAGGCCGCCGTGAGCAGCAGTTCGCCGTCCGCCGCGACGACCAGCGCCCACTCGGCCTCGCCGGAGGTGCGCGCGTGCTGCACGGAGACCCGGTCCGTCTGCTGGGCCAGATACGGCGAGACGGGGTAGAGCGCCGGGGTCACGGACGGCGCGGGAACACCGAGCCGGGCCAGCTCCGCGACGTGCGCGGCCACCTCGTCCTGGCCGCGTCCGGCGTACCCCGCGTTGAGCACCTGCCGCACGTCGACGTCACGGGTGGAACCGTCGGGCAGCTCGAAGGTCAGCACAGCCACAGGAACTCCTGAATGGGTCGGTTTCGAAGCGGTTGACTTCCGGCGCAGGGGTTGCGCATACGACCTGTATACAAGAAGTATGCCGAAAGGTCGATGTCCCCACGACGCCCCACCGACGCCCCACGACGCAAGGAACAGGCAGCATGCAATCCACCCAGCAGGCCGCAGGGGCCCCGAACCCCGGCCGCTCAGGTATCCGCCGCGCCTTCTTCGCCAGCCTCACCGGGACCGCCCTGGAGTGGTACGACTTCGCGGTCTACTCGGCCGCCGCGGCCCTGGTCTTCGGTGATCTCTTCTTCCCCTCGGAGGACCCCCTCACCGGCACGATCCTGGCGTTCTCCACCTACGCCGTCGGCTACATCTCCCGCCCGCTCGGCGGCTTCGTCTTCGGCCGGCTCGGCGATGTCATCGGCCGCAAGAAGGTCCTCATCGCCACGCTGGTCCTGATCGGCGTGGCCACCTTCCTGATCGGACTGCTGCCCGCCTACGGCACGGTCGGCGTGGCCGCGCCGATCGCCCTTGTCGTGCTGCGCTTCGCGCAGGGCGTCGGCGTGGGCGGCGAGTGGGGCGGCGCCGTCCTGCTGTCCAGCGAGTTCGGCGACCCGCGCCGCCGCGGTTTCTACGCGTCGGCCGCCCAGATCGGACCGCCCGCGGGCAACCTCCTGGCCAACGGCGTGCTGGCCGCGCTCGGGGTCCTGCTGACGGAGGACCAGTTCCTGTCCTGGGGCTGGCGCGTGGCGTTCCTGCTCTCCGGTGTGCTGGTCGGCTTCGGCCTGTGGATCCGGGCGAAGCTGGAGGAGACCCCGGTGTTCAAGGCGATGGAGGCCGAGGGCACCCGGCCCGAGGCGCCGATCCGCGAGGTGTTCACCACTCAGCCCCGCGCGCTGTGCGCGGCCGTCCTGAGCCGGGTGGCCCCCGACGTGCTGTACGCGATGTTCACCGTCTTCGTCCTGACCTACGCGACCGACGAGCTGGACATGTCGCGCGGCTCCGCGCTGACCGCCGTACTCATCGGCTCATCCCTTCAGGTCTTCCTCATCCCCCTGGCCGGCGCCGTGTCCGACCGGGTCAACCGGCGTCTGCTGTACGGCTGTTCCGCCCTGGCCGCGGGCGTGTGGCCGTTCGTGTTCTTCCTGATGGTCGACGGCGGCAGCTGGATCCTGCTGGTGTGCGGTGTCGTCGGAGGCCTGGTCATCCACTCCTTCATGTACGGACCGCAGGCGGCCTTCGTCGCGGAACAGTTCTCGCCGCGCCTGCGCTACACGGGCTCCTCGCTGGCCTACACCCTCGCCGGTCTCATCGGCGGCGCGATCGCTCCGCTGCTGTTCACCGTCCTGCTCAGCTCCTACGACAGCTGGGTCCCGCTCGCCCTGTACCTCGCGGTCGCCGCGGCCGTCACCGTCGTGGGACTGGTCCTGGGCCGGGACGCCGACCAGGCGGGTGAGGAAGAGGAGCTGCTCGTCACCCGCGCCAAGACCGAGCCGGCCGTCAAGCTCACCTGATCCTCGCCCTCAAGAATCCTCGCCCTCAAGAAAGGACAGCCCTGTGCGTCTCGCCCTGAGCCAGTTCACCAGCGGACCCGAGCCGGAGAAGAATCTCGGACTCATCGAGGACGGCGTCCGGCGCGCCGCCGACGCAGGGGCACGCGTCGTCGTGTTCCCCGAAGCGTCGATGGCCTGCTTCGGCACCCCCTTGCCGCCGATCGCACAGCCGCTCGACGGCCCCTGGGCCGACGCGGTACGCGCCATCGCGGCCGCGGCGGACATCGTCGTGGTGGCGGGCATGTTCACCCCGGCCCCGCGAGGCCGGGTGGCCAACACCCTGCTGGTCACCGGGCCGGGCGTCGAGGCCTCGTACGACAAGATCCATCTGTACGACGCCTTCGGCTACGCCGAGTCCGACACCGTCGCCGCGGGCTCGCGGATCGTCACCGTCGACATCGACGGCGTACGCGTCGGACTGGCCACGTGCTACGACGTCCGCTTCCCCGAGCTCTTCCGGGCGCACGCCGACGCGGGGGCCGTGGCGACGCTCCTGCCCGCCTCCTGGGGCGCCGGTCCGGGCAAGCGCGAGCAGTGGGAGCTGCTCGTACGTGCCCGTGCCCTGGACGCCACCGTGTGGGTCGCGGCCGTGGACCAGGCCGATCCGGCGGCCGGAGGAGTGGTTCCGCACGCTTCGGCGCCCACGGGCATCGGACACAGCATGATCGTCGGGCCGGACGGAACCGTACGCCGTAGCCTGGGCGCGGAGCCGGGTCTGCTGACGGCCGACCTGGACGTCGACGAGGTGGCGGCGGTCCGCGAGAAGACGTCGGTGCTGGCCAA is a genomic window of Streptomyces sp. NBC_00414 containing:
- a CDS encoding carbon-nitrogen hydrolase family protein, which codes for MRLALSQFTSGPEPEKNLGLIEDGVRRAADAGARVVVFPEASMACFGTPLPPIAQPLDGPWADAVRAIAAAADIVVVAGMFTPAPRGRVANTLLVTGPGVEASYDKIHLYDAFGYAESDTVAAGSRIVTVDIDGVRVGLATCYDVRFPELFRAHADAGAVATLLPASWGAGPGKREQWELLVRARALDATVWVAAVDQADPAAGGVVPHASAPTGIGHSMIVGPDGTVRRSLGAEPGLLTADLDVDEVAAVREKTSVLANRRLGRTA
- a CDS encoding MFS transporter; the protein is MQSTQQAAGAPNPGRSGIRRAFFASLTGTALEWYDFAVYSAAAALVFGDLFFPSEDPLTGTILAFSTYAVGYISRPLGGFVFGRLGDVIGRKKVLIATLVLIGVATFLIGLLPAYGTVGVAAPIALVVLRFAQGVGVGGEWGGAVLLSSEFGDPRRRGFYASAAQIGPPAGNLLANGVLAALGVLLTEDQFLSWGWRVAFLLSGVLVGFGLWIRAKLEETPVFKAMEAEGTRPEAPIREVFTTQPRALCAAVLSRVAPDVLYAMFTVFVLTYATDELDMSRGSALTAVLIGSSLQVFLIPLAGAVSDRVNRRLLYGCSALAAGVWPFVFFLMVDGGSWILLVCGVVGGLVIHSFMYGPQAAFVAEQFSPRLRYTGSSLAYTLAGLIGGAIAPLLFTVLLSSYDSWVPLALYLAVAAAVTVVGLVLGRDADQAGEEEELLVTRAKTEPAVKLT
- a CDS encoding DUF2848 domain-containing protein; translation: MAVLTFELPDGSTRDVDVRQVLNAGYAGRGQDEVAAHVAELARLGVPAPSVTPALYPVSPYLAQQTDRVSVQHARTSGEAEWALVVAADGELLLTAACDHTDRDLEVHGVAWSKNAGPDVLARRAWRLDDVQTRIDDLTLRAWVTHRGQETEIQHGTLAELLTPGYWAGVLRSRGDLVPGTVLISGTIPMTEDVDQFAEAWRVELGDPATGDTIRLAYEVLPLPAPIG